Proteins found in one Aneurinibacillus uraniidurans genomic segment:
- a CDS encoding DUF4180 domain-containing protein codes for MNIAKVEAEGGNIAVVSSSEILIEDVQTALDLMATVQYEAGCDRIVMNKSLLSESFFDLKTRLAGEILQKFINYRVKVAIIGDFSMYSSQSFQDFVYECNSGHDIFFLPTEQQAIEKLSMLR; via the coding sequence ATGAATATAGCGAAGGTAGAAGCTGAAGGGGGAAATATTGCTGTCGTGAGCAGCAGCGAGATATTAATAGAAGATGTTCAGACAGCATTGGATCTTATGGCAACCGTACAATATGAAGCGGGTTGCGATCGTATCGTTATGAACAAATCCCTACTAAGCGAAAGTTTTTTCGATTTGAAAACACGCCTTGCAGGCGAAATCCTTCAGAAGTTCATTAATTATCGCGTGAAGGTTGCAATTATTGGAGATTTTTCTATGTATTCAAGTCAAAGCTTTCAAGATTTCGTCTATGAATGTAATAGTGGACACGATATCTTTTTCTTGCCGACTGAACAACAAGCGATTGAAAAGTTAAGCATGTTGAGGTAG
- a CDS encoding FMN-binding glutamate synthase family protein — translation MNIANYLTIIEFVVVVMLLLLVTFVLTYMFFIDKRQKRHPVLRNYPVLGRMRYFLENIGPEMRQYFFDNDTEGKPFSRDDYQHIVRSAKYKRDVIGFGSKRDFEQPGYYIRNSMFPKQMEELNMDRETKVKTRKYLLLKETLFTQRKEELVDEETLTYLLKEEDAVVIGEKARNPFVVKGLIGMSAMSFGALGSNAITALSEGLAIVKGTWMNTGEGGLSKYHLTGGADIIMQIGPGIFGVRDEDGNFDWEELKKKSEIPQIKAFELKLAQGAKIRGGHVDGEKVTPEIAEIRRVKPYKPIDSPNRFHQFGDLPTMFDFIERIRETTGKPVGIKVVIGSYDDADELAVYMKQSGKGPDFITVDGGEGGTGATFQELADSVGLPIKSALPILDAALHKHGVRDRVKVIASGKLFTPDRVAIALAMGADLVNIARGFMITVGCIQALKCHSNACPVGVATTDPNLQKALVIDEKKYRVVNYVITMREGLFRLAAAAGIDSPVQFERKHIVFKDDKGTVYPLEDIYRSYLKAF, via the coding sequence ATGAATATAGCGAACTATTTAACCATCATCGAATTTGTTGTGGTTGTTATGCTGCTGTTACTTGTTACTTTTGTTTTAACCTACATGTTTTTCATTGATAAAAGGCAAAAGAGACACCCTGTGTTACGGAATTATCCGGTGCTTGGTCGGATGCGATATTTTCTCGAGAATATCGGGCCGGAAATGCGTCAATATTTTTTCGATAATGATACAGAAGGTAAACCTTTTTCCCGTGATGATTATCAGCATATTGTTAGAAGTGCTAAATATAAGCGGGATGTTATCGGGTTCGGTTCTAAACGTGATTTTGAGCAGCCCGGTTACTATATCCGAAATTCTATGTTCCCGAAACAAATGGAAGAATTGAACATGGACCGTGAGACAAAGGTGAAAACAAGAAAATATCTGCTGCTTAAGGAGACGTTATTTACACAACGAAAAGAAGAACTTGTAGATGAAGAGACACTTACCTACTTGCTAAAAGAGGAAGACGCAGTTGTGATCGGGGAGAAGGCAAGAAATCCTTTTGTGGTTAAAGGACTTATTGGCATGTCAGCCATGAGTTTCGGAGCTCTAGGAAGCAATGCGATTACCGCGTTGTCGGAAGGACTAGCGATCGTAAAAGGTACCTGGATGAATACTGGAGAAGGTGGACTCTCCAAGTATCACTTAACAGGTGGGGCTGATATCATTATGCAAATCGGCCCAGGAATTTTCGGGGTCAGAGATGAAGATGGAAATTTTGATTGGGAAGAGCTGAAGAAAAAAAGTGAGATTCCGCAAATTAAAGCTTTTGAACTTAAGTTAGCCCAGGGAGCCAAAATACGCGGTGGACATGTGGATGGTGAGAAGGTAACACCGGAAATTGCGGAAATTCGCAGGGTTAAACCTTACAAACCAATCGATAGCCCGAACCGTTTTCATCAATTCGGGGATTTACCGACGATGTTTGATTTTATTGAGCGTATCCGTGAGACTACAGGAAAACCGGTTGGGATCAAAGTTGTAATTGGGAGTTATGATGATGCAGATGAATTGGCAGTGTATATGAAACAGTCAGGAAAGGGCCCAGATTTTATTACAGTAGACGGAGGAGAAGGGGGAACGGGTGCCACCTTTCAAGAACTGGCAGACAGTGTGGGCTTGCCGATTAAATCAGCTTTACCCATTCTTGATGCCGCCTTGCACAAGCACGGTGTACGAGATCGTGTAAAAGTAATCGCCTCAGGGAAGCTGTTTACTCCTGATCGGGTTGCCATTGCACTTGCCATGGGTGCCGATCTAGTAAATATTGCACGTGGTTTTATGATTACAGTAGGTTGTATCCAGGCCCTTAAATGTCATTCTAACGCCTGCCCAGTTGGTGTTGCGACAACTGATCCAAATCTTCAGAAGGCGCTAGTCATCGATGAGAAGAAATATCGCGTTGTTAATTATGTAATAACGATGCGCGAAGGCCTCTTTCGATTAGCGGCTGCTGCGGGAATTGACTCACCTGTTCAATTTGAGCGGAAGCATATTGTGTTTAAGGACGATAAAGGAACTGTTTATCCATTAGAGGATATTTATCGGTCATATCTTAAAGCATTCTAA